In Phacochoerus africanus isolate WHEZ1 unplaced genomic scaffold, ROS_Pafr_v1 Scaffold_34, whole genome shotgun sequence, a single genomic region encodes these proteins:
- the LOC125119287 gene encoding annexin-2 receptor-like, with amino-acid sequence MEQTAPRCVRDAWDSAEDSQEPEALQILSSGDPGGWRLPLYPSLGQLSWDDEDVSRELLSTPCGLLRPFCPRHGPRAQSACRPSAEPLAPHTHTTPGTRRQPQAPRGEAAAARPQRFPGRVFWRPGPNSWKPRPLTAGTRPEHRPPPGLGRHHPTSPRWWRRISLKWLANPQGCLARCL; translated from the coding sequence ATGGAGCAGACGGCTCCCCGCTGCGTGCGCGACGCCTGGGATTCCGCAGAGGACTCCCAGGAACCAGAGGCGCTGCAAATCTTGAGCTCGGGGGACCCCGGAGGCTGGCGGCTCCCTCTGTATCCTAGTCTGGGCCAGCTCTCCTGGGACGACGAGGACGTCAGTCGGGAACTCCTCTCGACCCCCTGCGGGCTTCTGCGCCCATTCTGCCCGAGGCACGGACCCCGAGCTCAGAGCGCCTGCAGGCCGAGCGCCGAGCCGCTCGCCCCGCACACGCACACGACGCCCGGGACCCGCCGCCAGCCACAGGCGCCCCGGGGAGAAGCGGCCGCCGCCCGCCCCCAGCGCTTCCCTGGGCGAGTCTTCTGGCGCCCAGGGCCCAACAGCTGGAAGCCGAGACCTCTGACCGCGGGGACCCGACCAGAGCATCGCcctcctcctggcctgggaaggcACCACCCGACGTCCCCACGCTGGTGGCGGCGGATCTCCCTGAAGTGGCTGGCAAACCCCCAGGGCTGCCTCGCCCGCTGCCTTTAG